A stretch of the Terriglobales bacterium genome encodes the following:
- the murG gene encoding undecaprenyldiphospho-muramoylpentapeptide beta-N-acetylglucosaminyltransferase — MSMRAVLAGGGTGGHVIPALAIANELRDRYGAEIMFIGTARGIETRLVPQAGYRLELVEVGALKNVSVVTRAKTLFDLPRAVLRCSSLFGRFRPDVVIGVGGYASGPAMLAAALRRVPSVIFEPNVIPGLANRLAAKTAKASCVHFEETCRFLPNCTVTGVPVRKAFFEIPPRPVGATPSLLVFGGSQGARAINNAVVAALPVLRERLPNLRIVHQTGAKELEPVQAGYAATGISADVRPFIDDMPRAFVEADLIVCRSGASTVAEITAAGKPAIFIPFPRAADDHQRKNAEAIANAGGAVLLPESELTSEGLASAIVELFSNPARLSEMAENARRMSHKDAAGRVAEIAVGLIGPSGY; from the coding sequence ATGAGCATGCGTGCAGTTTTAGCTGGAGGCGGAACCGGGGGACATGTGATTCCGGCGCTGGCGATTGCGAATGAGCTTCGCGACCGCTATGGCGCGGAGATCATGTTCATCGGTACGGCGCGCGGGATTGAGACGAGACTGGTTCCGCAGGCGGGATACCGGCTGGAACTGGTGGAAGTAGGCGCGCTGAAGAACGTGTCGGTGGTGACGCGGGCAAAGACTCTGTTCGATCTGCCCAGGGCCGTGTTGCGCTGTTCCTCGCTGTTTGGGAGATTCAGGCCGGATGTGGTGATTGGAGTCGGGGGGTATGCCTCGGGCCCGGCGATGCTGGCAGCCGCGCTGCGAAGAGTTCCGAGTGTGATCTTTGAGCCGAATGTGATACCGGGACTGGCGAACCGACTCGCGGCGAAAACGGCTAAGGCATCCTGCGTGCACTTCGAGGAGACGTGCCGGTTTTTGCCGAATTGCACCGTTACGGGCGTGCCGGTTCGGAAGGCGTTCTTTGAGATTCCGCCGAGGCCGGTCGGTGCAACGCCGTCGCTGCTGGTATTCGGCGGATCGCAGGGCGCGAGGGCAATCAATAATGCGGTGGTCGCGGCGCTGCCAGTTCTCCGGGAGCGTCTGCCGAACCTGCGAATCGTGCACCAGACGGGCGCGAAGGAACTGGAGCCGGTCCAGGCCGGATATGCGGCCACAGGAATCAGCGCCGATGTGAGGCCATTCATCGACGATATGCCTCGGGCGTTTGTGGAGGCGGACCTGATCGTCTGCCGGTCGGGGGCAAGTACGGTGGCGGAGATCACGGCAGCAGGGAAGCCGGCTATCTTTATTCCATTTCCTCGAGCGGCTGACGATCATCAGCGGAAGAATGCCGAGGCTATCGCGAATGCCGGCGGAGCGGTGCTGCTGCCGGAAAGCGAGTTGACGTCGGAGGGACTGGCGTCGGCAATTGTGGAGTTGTTTTCGAATCCTGCGCGGTTGAGCGAAATGGCTGAGAACGCCCGAAGGATGTCGCACAAAGACGCGGCAGGACGGGTGGCGGAAATTGCGGTGGGACTCATCGGGCCATCGGGTTATTAA
- the murC gene encoding UDP-N-acetylmuramate--L-alanine ligase → MFAKIQRIHFVGIGGIGMSGIAEVLLNLGYKVSGSDLRESAVTDRLKKFGALIFEGHRAENIHGAEVVVTSSAISKANPEVAEAHTLKIPVIQRAEMLAELMRLKYGIAIAGMHGKTSTTSMVAAVLAAGNLDPTVVVGGRVDALGSNARLGKSQYLIAEADESDRSFLKLSPILSVVTNIDREHIDTYSDMADVENTFVDFMDRVPFYGMLVVCNDDDPLRALLPRLKRRYVTYGTREGSDFRVVVAKSDAPQSSPKALNRFGVEYNGKYLGDFSLNVPGMHNVLNATASIAVGVGLDIPIYSIQYALETFRGVDRRFQLKGEVDGVRVIDDYGHHPTEIRATLQAAKQFCERKVHVIFQPHRYTRTQALMPEFATAFRDADSLFVLDIYPASEQPIPGVTAEALCKKIAEAGRPAMYVNSSEDAVVAAASVARPGDIIMTLGAGSVYQLGPLLVEALKSREGVAR, encoded by the coding sequence TTGTTCGCAAAAATCCAGCGCATACATTTCGTGGGTATTGGCGGCATTGGCATGAGTGGTATTGCCGAGGTGCTGCTCAATCTTGGATACAAGGTTTCCGGGTCGGACCTGCGCGAGTCCGCGGTTACGGATCGGCTGAAGAAGTTTGGCGCATTGATCTTCGAGGGACATCGGGCGGAGAACATTCATGGCGCCGAGGTGGTGGTGACCAGTTCGGCGATCTCGAAGGCGAATCCTGAGGTGGCCGAAGCGCACACGCTGAAGATTCCGGTGATCCAGCGCGCCGAGATGCTGGCGGAGTTGATGCGCCTGAAGTACGGGATTGCCATCGCCGGGATGCACGGGAAGACGTCGACGACGTCGATGGTGGCGGCGGTGCTAGCAGCGGGGAACCTGGATCCGACGGTGGTGGTTGGCGGGCGTGTGGATGCGTTGGGCTCGAATGCGCGGCTGGGGAAGTCGCAGTACCTGATCGCCGAGGCCGATGAGAGCGACCGGTCGTTTCTGAAACTGTCGCCGATTCTGTCGGTGGTGACCAATATCGACCGTGAGCACATAGATACGTATTCCGACATGGCGGATGTGGAGAACACGTTCGTGGACTTCATGGATCGCGTGCCGTTCTATGGAATGCTGGTGGTATGTAACGACGACGATCCACTGCGGGCGCTTTTGCCGCGATTGAAGCGGCGGTATGTGACGTATGGAACGCGCGAGGGATCGGATTTTCGGGTGGTTGTGGCGAAGTCGGACGCGCCGCAGAGTTCTCCCAAGGCGCTGAACCGTTTTGGCGTGGAGTACAACGGAAAGTATCTGGGCGATTTCAGCCTGAATGTGCCGGGGATGCACAACGTGCTGAATGCGACGGCATCGATTGCGGTCGGCGTAGGACTGGATATCCCGATCTACAGCATTCAGTACGCACTCGAGACCTTCCGCGGCGTGGACCGGCGCTTCCAACTGAAGGGTGAGGTGGATGGCGTGCGGGTGATCGACGATTACGGGCATCATCCGACCGAGATCCGGGCGACCCTGCAGGCGGCGAAGCAGTTCTGTGAGAGAAAGGTCCACGTGATCTTCCAGCCACATCGATACACCAGGACACAAGCGTTAATGCCGGAGTTTGCGACGGCGTTCCGAGATGCCGACAGTCTGTTCGTGCTGGATATCTATCCGGCGAGCGAGCAACCGATTCCGGGGGTGACGGCTGAGGCGTTGTGCAAGAAGATCGCCGAGGCAGGCAGGCCGGCGATGTACGTGAATTCCTCGGAGGATGCGGTGGTCGCGGCAGCGTCGGTGGCGAGACCGGGGGACATCATCATGACTCTGGGTGCGGGCAGCGTATACCAGTTGGGGCCGCTGTTGGTGGAGGCGCTGAAGTCCAGGGAAGGAGTTGCTCGGTGA
- a CDS encoding FtsQ-type POTRA domain-containing protein encodes MARNNGPLIPDEDIATRSGSRASTPPDDSAPDSRFLDLDSEEQSPFLRGQKRVPVRRGALPKKAASRIKIAAIVLAVAAAIGGTAAVIYSYGEKSWRFRLESSDQLEIAGVQNVSRRQIMEVMGGDIGKNVFFIPLDERKKQLEEIPWVESAAVARLLPNRLRVTVTERTPVAFAQLGNRIVLVDSHGVVMELPPNSSKKYSFPVIVGMGESEPLSTRAARMKIFTQLVSELDADGTRYSQDLSEVDLADPEDVKVTVSDPQGEVLVHLGSGNFAERFRIYKANLQQWRQQVDKLASVDLRYDRQVIVNPDAAKEPVVEKPVPAKPAPSKRVAKAAAKPIKKPVKKKR; translated from the coding sequence ATGGCGCGGAATAACGGTCCACTCATCCCGGATGAGGACATTGCGACCCGCTCGGGATCGCGAGCCTCGACGCCGCCGGACGATTCCGCGCCGGATTCGCGCTTCCTTGATCTCGATTCCGAAGAACAGTCGCCGTTTTTGCGCGGGCAGAAGCGGGTTCCTGTGCGCCGCGGGGCGCTGCCGAAGAAAGCGGCGAGCCGGATCAAGATTGCCGCAATCGTGCTTGCGGTGGCTGCCGCGATCGGTGGAACTGCCGCAGTGATCTACAGCTATGGCGAGAAATCGTGGCGCTTCCGGCTGGAGTCGAGTGATCAACTGGAGATTGCCGGCGTTCAAAATGTTTCGCGGCGGCAGATCATGGAAGTGATGGGCGGGGACATTGGGAAGAATGTTTTCTTCATCCCGCTGGACGAGCGCAAGAAGCAACTGGAGGAGATTCCGTGGGTGGAGTCGGCGGCCGTGGCGAGGCTGCTGCCGAACCGTTTAAGAGTGACGGTGACGGAACGGACGCCGGTGGCCTTCGCGCAGTTGGGGAACCGCATCGTGCTGGTGGATTCACACGGCGTGGTGATGGAACTTCCGCCCAACAGTTCGAAGAAGTATTCGTTCCCCGTGATCGTGGGGATGGGTGAGTCGGAGCCGCTTTCGACGCGGGCGGCGCGAATGAAGATCTTTACGCAGTTGGTCAGCGAACTGGATGCGGACGGAACCAGGTACTCGCAGGACTTGAGCGAAGTGGACCTGGCGGACCCGGAAGATGTGAAAGTGACGGTGAGTGACCCGCAGGGTGAGGTGCTGGTGCACCTTGGATCGGGCAATTTTGCCGAGCGCTTCAGGATCTATAAGGCGAACCTGCAGCAATGGCGCCAGCAGGTAGACAAGTTGGCGTCGGTGGATTTGCGTTACGACCGGCAGGTGATTGTGAATCCGGATGCGGCGAAGGAGCCGGTGGTGGAGAAGCCCGTTCCGGCGAAGCCTGCTCCCTCGAAGCGCGTTGCGAAAGCGGCGGCAAAGCCGATCAAGAAGCCGGTGAAAAAGAAGAGATAG
- the ftsA gene encoding cell division protein FtsA has product MSKAENNLLTAIDVGSAKTCVLVAEMSDAGPRYLAHGICESRGSRKGVIIDLEKAISSVQQAVEKAENAVGAPIEHAVVGVAGSHIRGITSQGGIVMGSRAREVTRDDIRLSVERARSINLPQDRQILHLLPQEFILDDQPGLHDPAGMIGNKLEVKVHVVTASTAATQNVVSTLNRAGIHVDDTVFEALVCADAVLRQDERELGVCLVDIGAGSSDLIVFHEGAVIHTGVVPVGGDHFTNDVSVGLRTPLADAEKVKRMFGCAIVTRIPESTEIEVTSVGDRPSRLMPQRLLGEIIEPRARELFEIMREHLRQAGMMDLIPAGIVLTGGGSKLNHIAEIAEDVLRKPIRLGLPASLSKMPSELAEPEYATAIGILLYAYKARMLQSQQDTGLGSKLKKLFARTGS; this is encoded by the coding sequence ATGAGCAAGGCAGAGAACAATTTGTTGACGGCCATCGACGTAGGCAGCGCGAAAACATGCGTGTTGGTGGCCGAAATGAGCGATGCAGGGCCGAGATATCTCGCGCACGGGATTTGCGAATCCCGTGGATCGCGTAAGGGCGTGATCATCGACCTGGAGAAAGCGATCTCGTCCGTGCAGCAGGCGGTTGAGAAAGCTGAGAACGCGGTGGGAGCACCGATTGAGCATGCGGTGGTAGGCGTAGCGGGGTCGCACATCCGCGGAATCACGAGCCAAGGCGGAATCGTGATGGGTTCGCGGGCGCGGGAAGTGACGCGAGACGACATCCGGCTTTCGGTGGAGCGGGCGCGATCAATCAACCTTCCGCAGGACAGGCAGATTCTTCACCTGCTGCCGCAGGAGTTCATCCTCGATGACCAACCGGGATTGCACGATCCAGCGGGGATGATCGGCAATAAGCTGGAGGTCAAAGTCCACGTCGTAACGGCGTCCACGGCCGCGACCCAGAACGTCGTGAGTACGTTGAACCGGGCGGGTATCCACGTTGACGATACGGTGTTCGAAGCGCTGGTATGTGCCGATGCGGTGCTACGGCAGGACGAGCGTGAACTGGGCGTTTGCCTGGTTGATATCGGCGCGGGATCGTCGGACCTGATTGTCTTCCATGAGGGGGCGGTGATTCACACGGGCGTTGTGCCAGTCGGCGGCGATCACTTCACGAACGACGTTTCCGTAGGATTGCGGACTCCGCTGGCGGATGCCGAGAAGGTAAAGCGCATGTTCGGGTGCGCCATCGTAACTCGGATCCCGGAAAGCACCGAGATTGAAGTCACGTCGGTGGGAGATCGTCCGTCGCGGCTGATGCCGCAACGTTTGCTGGGCGAGATCATCGAGCCACGAGCACGAGAGTTGTTTGAGATCATGCGTGAGCATCTGCGGCAGGCCGGAATGATGGACCTGATTCCGGCGGGAATCGTACTGACCGGTGGAGGCTCGAAACTTAACCACATCGCGGAAATAGCCGAGGATGTGCTGCGCAAACCCATTCGCCTGGGCTTGCCGGCGTCCTTATCGAAAATGCCTTCCGAATTGGCGGAGCCGGAATATGCGACGGCGATCGGAATTCTCCTATACGCCTACAAGGCACGAATGCTGCAATCGCAGCAAGACACAGGTTTAGGCTCGAAGCTGAAGAAGTTGTTTGCGAGGACGGGCAGTTAA
- the ftsZ gene encoding cell division protein FtsZ, which produces MDERDIRIQFHDDITNNAKIKVIGVGGGGGNAVNRMIDAQVEGVEFIVANTDLQALKMSRAAQKLQIGVKLTNGLGAGANPEVGRKAALEDADKIIESLEGADMVFVTTGLGGGTGTGAAPIIASLASEMGALTVAVVTKPFAFEGRRRLQQADRGLQELLDCVDTLIVIPNEKLLAVARDAGFFQSFRVADDILRQAVQGISDIITIPGIINRDFADVKAIMAGMGYAVMGTATAKGEDRAIEAAQRAIASPLLEAGAIDGARGILINITGSANLRLAEVNEASTIIQSAAHEDANIIFGAVLDEKMKDEVKITVIATGFKDQARRPDRVTHAAAAISHTRTASVYTPPANLPPVVATAPEPPMDEPEPVHVERAAAAVPPPPPTHTHVPQREVRSIDEVTSNAKGTYEQDDLDVPAFLRKKM; this is translated from the coding sequence ATGGACGAGAGAGACATCCGCATACAGTTTCACGACGACATCACCAACAACGCGAAGATTAAGGTGATCGGCGTGGGCGGGGGTGGTGGCAATGCCGTCAACCGAATGATCGATGCACAGGTGGAAGGCGTGGAGTTCATCGTCGCCAACACCGACCTGCAGGCGTTGAAGATGTCGCGTGCAGCGCAGAAACTCCAGATCGGCGTAAAGCTTACAAATGGGCTTGGCGCGGGAGCGAATCCTGAAGTCGGGCGCAAGGCAGCGCTGGAAGATGCAGACAAGATCATCGAGTCGCTGGAAGGTGCGGACATGGTGTTCGTGACCACCGGCCTTGGCGGCGGAACCGGAACGGGGGCGGCCCCCATCATTGCCTCATTGGCGAGTGAAATGGGCGCCTTGACGGTTGCCGTCGTAACGAAGCCGTTCGCATTCGAAGGACGGCGCAGACTTCAACAGGCAGACCGCGGATTACAGGAACTGCTCGACTGCGTGGATACGCTGATCGTAATCCCTAACGAGAAACTGCTCGCCGTCGCACGGGATGCTGGGTTCTTCCAATCGTTCCGTGTCGCCGACGACATCCTGCGGCAAGCTGTGCAGGGAATTTCCGACATCATTACCATCCCGGGCATCATCAACCGTGACTTTGCTGACGTGAAGGCGATCATGGCAGGGATGGGTTACGCGGTGATGGGAACCGCGACGGCGAAGGGTGAAGATCGTGCCATCGAGGCGGCGCAGCGGGCGATTGCATCTCCGTTGCTTGAAGCGGGCGCAATCGATGGCGCACGCGGAATCCTGATCAATATCACGGGTTCGGCGAACCTGAGACTGGCGGAAGTGAACGAGGCTTCGACCATAATCCAGAGCGCCGCGCACGAAGATGCCAACATCATCTTCGGAGCTGTGCTGGACGAGAAGATGAAGGACGAGGTGAAGATCACGGTGATCGCAACGGGTTTCAAAGACCAGGCGCGGCGACCTGATCGGGTGACGCACGCTGCGGCTGCGATATCCCATACGCGCACTGCGTCGGTCTATACGCCTCCCGCGAATCTGCCTCCGGTGGTGGCCACTGCGCCAGAGCCACCGATGGACGAACCCGAACCGGTTCATGTGGAGCGGGCAGCGGCGGCCGTACCGCCTCCGCCACCGACCCATACACACGTTCCGCAGAGGGAAGTGCGTTCGATCGACGAAGTTACGAGCAATGCAAAGGGGACGTACGAGCAGGACGATCTGGATGTGCCTGCGTTTCTACGCAAGAAGATGTAA
- the pyrE gene encoding orotate phosphoribosyltransferase codes for MPALTPRQELLSLLAKQSFRLGEFKLSSGGTSDYYIDCRTTTLHAEGARLTGRVFLDEIFRHGWEPDAIGGLTMGADPIVVSAAMLSAQQSQSRRPRPDTAPGPADYHQIHGFLVRKAEKAHGTGQRIEGFRRKGAKVVIVDDVCTTGSSTIQAIEAAREFGFEVVGVICLVEREEAKGRAAVERAAAPAPFVCIFTADDIRAEHLRQKHEDPGSE; via the coding sequence ATGCCAGCACTCACCCCTCGTCAGGAACTGCTTTCTCTTTTAGCTAAGCAGTCTTTTCGTCTTGGCGAATTCAAGCTCTCTTCAGGCGGCACAAGCGACTATTACATTGATTGCCGCACCACTACGCTTCACGCTGAGGGTGCGCGCCTGACCGGCCGTGTTTTCCTCGATGAAATTTTCCGGCACGGATGGGAACCGGACGCAATCGGCGGACTCACCATGGGCGCCGATCCCATCGTCGTCTCTGCCGCCATGCTCAGTGCGCAGCAGAGTCAATCGCGACGCCCGCGCCCCGACACCGCTCCCGGACCGGCCGATTACCACCAGATCCACGGTTTCCTCGTCCGCAAAGCCGAAAAAGCCCATGGAACCGGTCAACGTATCGAAGGGTTCCGCAGAAAAGGAGCCAAGGTCGTAATCGTGGATGATGTTTGCACCACCGGCTCATCCACCATCCAGGCCATTGAAGCCGCTCGCGAGTTCGGCTTCGAGGTCGTGGGCGTGATCTGCTTGGTGGAACGCGAGGAAGCAAAGGGTCGCGCAGCGGTCGAGAGAGCTGCTGCCCCTGCGCCTTTTGTGTGTATCTTTACCGCAGACGATATTCGCGCCGAGCACCTGCGCCAGAAACACGAAGACCCAGGCTCGGAATAA
- a CDS encoding CPBP family intramembrane glutamic endopeptidase has product MTTPPNLPEIPPSPPEPVPPSSENPPWTLWDVAILGAVTLAVLGILLFMAVGVARHYSPGVSAELLLKSAKVIIPAQVAGYVLVLLCMVALVRVRGLRFWKGIGWFWPDKWYLPLALGLALSISIQLLSVLLPIPKQLPIEEMFSDTLGVYLLAIFGVTVAPLMEELFFRGLLYPALARRVGIVASVIVTSLLFTSVHASQLARAWAPLLLLFTVALALTITRVRTRSVASSFLVHVGYNFGLFTALFIATSGFRNLENMR; this is encoded by the coding sequence ATGACAACGCCCCCGAATCTGCCTGAGATACCCCCGAGCCCGCCCGAGCCGGTTCCGCCTAGCAGCGAGAATCCTCCCTGGACTCTTTGGGATGTCGCCATTCTGGGCGCTGTCACCTTGGCTGTACTCGGTATCCTGCTCTTCATGGCCGTGGGCGTTGCCAGGCATTACAGCCCCGGCGTTTCGGCCGAACTACTACTGAAGAGCGCCAAGGTCATCATTCCCGCCCAGGTCGCGGGCTACGTCCTGGTTCTGCTTTGCATGGTCGCTCTAGTGCGTGTTCGCGGACTACGTTTCTGGAAAGGTATTGGCTGGTTCTGGCCGGATAAGTGGTACTTGCCGCTGGCCCTTGGCTTGGCACTGTCAATCTCAATCCAGCTTCTTTCTGTTCTGCTGCCCATCCCGAAGCAACTCCCGATTGAAGAAATGTTCAGCGACACTCTCGGCGTCTACCTCCTCGCCATTTTCGGAGTTACCGTCGCACCTCTCATGGAAGAACTGTTCTTCCGCGGACTTCTTTATCCTGCCCTCGCCCGCCGAGTCGGTATAGTCGCGTCCGTTATCGTCACTTCGTTGCTGTTTACCAGCGTGCATGCGTCTCAACTCGCACGCGCCTGGGCGCCACTTCTGCTGCTGTTCACCGTCGCCCTTGCCCTTACCATTACTCGCGTGCGAACTCGCTCCGTCGCATCCAGTTTCCTGGTCCATGTGGGCTATAACTTCGGCCTGTTCACGGCGCTTTTCATCGCCACCAGCGGTTTCCGAAACTTGGAGAACATGCGCTAA
- a CDS encoding NUDIX hydrolase — translation MNRSYPERPIVGVGAVIIHDGRALIVQRAYEPRKGEWTVPGGVLEVGETLRAGVEREVLEETGLMVKAGEVVDVFENIWPDSHGKTEFHFVLVDFHCEVISGELHAATDVADARWVTPKELPSLELIGKTAEAIRKGFEKKGIACK, via the coding sequence ATGAACCGCTCTTACCCTGAGCGCCCGATCGTGGGCGTTGGTGCTGTCATCATCCATGATGGCCGCGCGCTTATCGTGCAGCGTGCGTACGAGCCCCGCAAAGGTGAATGGACTGTGCCGGGTGGCGTGCTTGAAGTTGGCGAGACCCTGCGTGCTGGGGTGGAAAGGGAAGTGCTCGAAGAAACCGGACTCATGGTGAAGGCCGGAGAAGTGGTGGATGTTTTCGAGAATATCTGGCCGGATTCTCACGGGAAAACCGAGTTTCACTTCGTACTGGTGGACTTTCACTGCGAGGTCATTTCGGGTGAACTCCATGCGGCGACTGATGTTGCCGATGCGCGCTGGGTTACGCCGAAAGAGCTTCCTTCCCTGGAACTCATAGGCAAAACGGCCGAAGCGATCCGGAAGGGATTTGAGAAGAAGGGGATAGCCTGCAAATAA
- a CDS encoding UbiX family flavin prenyltransferase: MQVHWHGDTLNLTVATTGASGSIFLQQLLRILDTDPRVGCVNLIASDSALRVMAEELDLKGRSNLVEQVLGTKSSKVVQQSNDDIGANVASGSYPTDGMIVIPCSMGTLARIANGIAERLIERAADVCLKETRRLVLCVRETPLNKIHIRNMYRAADAGATIFPLIPALYNRPDSIEEIARQFAYRVLQHVGLPNDGMYRWKI, translated from the coding sequence ATGCAAGTACATTGGCATGGAGACACACTGAATTTGACCGTCGCCACAACCGGCGCCAGTGGCTCCATATTCCTCCAGCAACTGCTACGGATCCTCGATACCGACCCCCGGGTCGGCTGTGTGAACCTGATCGCCTCCGACAGTGCTCTGCGCGTCATGGCCGAGGAACTCGACCTCAAAGGCCGTAGTAATCTCGTGGAGCAGGTACTTGGGACGAAGTCTTCGAAGGTTGTTCAGCAGAGCAACGATGACATCGGTGCCAACGTGGCGAGTGGTTCGTATCCAACCGACGGAATGATCGTCATCCCTTGCAGCATGGGAACCCTGGCTCGCATCGCGAACGGAATCGCTGAGCGCCTGATCGAACGCGCGGCCGATGTGTGCCTGAAAGAAACACGTCGCCTGGTACTCTGCGTCCGCGAAACACCGTTGAACAAGATTCACATTCGCAACATGTACCGTGCCGCGGATGCAGGAGCAACCATCTTCCCTCTCATACCTGCACTCTATAATCGTCCCGACTCGATCGAGGAAATCGCGCGCCAGTTCGCTTACCGCGTGCTCCAGCACGTTGGACTGCCGAACGACGGGATGTATCGCTGGAAGATATAG
- a CDS encoding ChaN family lipoprotein translates to MATNPLLRFRRSAAQLHALAEVERTIRATDSKCRRKYLRDFNDAFQTYRRVLATSDIDQMLSSAETILVGDYHALPASQRFTAQLVEKLVTTGKEVVLGVEAIVASDQHILDEWQRREIDSDELRSRIRFETDWGYDWQPFRELMERARAAGVKVFGLDCTPRQDMRSIRARDRHAAAKISEIRKTHPNAVTVVLFGESHLAPNHLPKLIRELRPRDQMLTVLQNVDALYWLSAGEPQDLVEAVEVNHGVVCVFSATPLEKYEHYRLCIERWKLERAGKLDLAPSFYNLIGTLFRFLNLNLYAARGDRAPSFLVDELPEVWCVKGEEQLERLLYRRMSTRVQEVTTAIRELGSYYVPERNVIVAHEFRMPWAAEQASRFVFSACRGGIPKLTGEEDRFYAGVIEVALGYFGSKVLCPSRKLYTEASVYSEYLKSDAETEQAGLSRQAFHSLLDWVLVHKHYEKNRAEFRRVAKTMSAQERWGESHRAAAATMLGQLLGSELYMAYLRGTVGKRLLRKVYFKDLSKPGSAKSLYLQTTERLVPTRASRQQQMVS, encoded by the coding sequence ATGGCTACGAATCCACTACTACGCTTCCGCCGCAGCGCTGCACAACTGCATGCGCTCGCCGAAGTGGAGCGTACGATTCGAGCTACCGATAGCAAGTGCCGGCGCAAGTACCTGCGCGACTTCAATGATGCGTTCCAGACCTACCGCCGCGTACTCGCTACGAGCGACATCGATCAAATGCTCTCCTCGGCGGAAACGATCCTGGTTGGAGACTACCACGCGTTGCCCGCCTCGCAACGTTTCACCGCGCAACTGGTTGAGAAACTTGTCACGACAGGAAAAGAAGTGGTGCTTGGGGTGGAGGCGATTGTCGCCAGCGATCAGCACATTCTGGATGAGTGGCAACGTCGAGAAATCGATAGTGATGAGCTGCGCAGCCGAATCCGTTTCGAGACCGATTGGGGATACGATTGGCAGCCGTTCCGCGAATTGATGGAACGGGCCCGTGCCGCCGGCGTGAAGGTGTTTGGGCTCGACTGTACGCCGAGACAAGACATGCGCAGCATCCGTGCCCGCGACCGGCACGCTGCCGCCAAGATTTCTGAAATTCGGAAGACGCATCCGAACGCGGTCACCGTGGTTCTGTTCGGCGAATCGCACCTAGCGCCGAATCACCTGCCAAAGCTTATCCGAGAACTGCGGCCGCGCGATCAGATGCTCACGGTGCTGCAAAACGTGGACGCACTCTATTGGCTTTCGGCAGGCGAGCCACAGGATCTGGTCGAAGCCGTGGAAGTAAATCACGGCGTGGTGTGCGTTTTTTCAGCCACTCCGCTTGAAAAATACGAGCATTACCGGCTCTGCATCGAGCGATGGAAACTGGAACGCGCGGGAAAGCTAGATCTGGCCCCAAGTTTCTATAACCTCATCGGAACTCTCTTTCGGTTCCTGAACTTGAACCTGTACGCCGCTCGTGGAGACCGTGCGCCTTCGTTCCTCGTGGATGAGTTGCCGGAGGTCTGGTGCGTCAAGGGAGAAGAACAACTCGAGCGCCTGTTATATCGCCGCATGAGCACCAGAGTGCAGGAAGTGACCACCGCCATCCGTGAACTGGGCAGCTACTACGTACCTGAACGTAACGTGATCGTGGCGCACGAGTTCCGCATGCCATGGGCCGCCGAGCAGGCTTCACGGTTCGTATTCAGCGCATGTCGAGGCGGAATTCCCAAGCTGACTGGAGAGGAAGACCGCTTTTATGCCGGAGTAATCGAGGTCGCGCTTGGCTACTTCGGATCGAAGGTCCTGTGCCCGAGCCGAAAGCTTTACACCGAGGCGAGCGTCTATTCCGAATACCTGAAGTCGGATGCCGAAACCGAACAGGCTGGGCTTTCCCGGCAAGCGTTCCACTCGCTTCTCGATTGGGTCCTGGTCCACAAACACTATGAGAAGAACCGTGCTGAGTTCCGCAGAGTCGCCAAAACAATGAGCGCGCAGGAGCGGTGGGGTGAATCGCACCGTGCAGCTGCAGCCACAATGCTGGGCCAACTGCTGGGCAGCGAATTGTATATGGCCTATCTTCGCGGAACTGTCGGCAAGCGGTTGTTGCGCAAAGTGTATTTCAAGGACCTATCAAAACCAGGTTCGGCAAAGTCGCTGTATCTTCAAACCACCGAGCGACTTGTGCCCACACGAGCAAGCCGACAGCAGCAGATGGTAAGCTGA